In a single window of the Raphanus sativus cultivar WK10039 chromosome 9, ASM80110v3, whole genome shotgun sequence genome:
- the LOC108823349 gene encoding probable E3 ubiquitin-protein ligase RHG1A, giving the protein MQRERAILGYLSEALNFDHGSTSSNGAIDHWDNDLHEYMIANSEPSHEQQQDEAGSSGTKNEASSSHSEQQRRNEIIDLDSDSEQPSAPTNQHVQNSNSPAIIHIPSVSRNLLMLPPFQWTEVVPSSTSSTVPVERDETRPRSIPESRPLLIPAPELGTSRDATSGNLSVASSVSRTGVQPPSYQNLPLQQRRRFEVAPRRSLISSLAGSGDDHPVAPPDGLVLQPGGDNSQMPHSRAGLWLDRQGDDSVAGTPRSFRALAASSRGRSRLTVSQMHNILDVMRRDPNHNLRLEDVMLLNSSLLFDGAAGIMHDRYRDMRLDVDNMSYEELLALEERIGDVCTGVNEETISNRLQQRKFKSSTQDAAAPCCICQEEYSEGEEMGRLECGHDFHSQCIKEWLKQKNLCPICKTTGLNAGKKRKIG; this is encoded by the exons ATGCAGAGAGAGAGGGCCATTCTCGGCTATTTATCAGAGGCCTTGAACTTCGATCACGGTTCTACCTCAAGTAATGGTGCCATAGATCACTGGGACAACGACTTGCACGAGTACATGATTGCAAATTCTGAACCAAGTCACGAGCAACAACAAGATGAGGCTGGCTCTAGTGGCACCAAGAACGAAGCTTCCTCCAGTCACAGTGAGCAACAAAGAAGAAACGAGATAATCGACTTAGACTCGGATTCTGAACAACCATCTGCCCCCACCAATCAACATGTTCAGAACTCAAACTCTCCTGCTATTATTCACATACCATCTGTTTCGAGGAATCTGCTAATGCTACCACCGTTTCAATGGACGGAGGTAGTACCATCATCAACCTCTTCTACTGTACCTGTTGAGAGAGATGAAACCAGGCCAAGAAGCATACCAGAGAGTCGTCCCTTGCTTATTCCAGCTCCTGAGCTTGGGACCAGCAGAGATGCAACAAGTGGAAACCTGAGTGTTGCATCATCAGTATCCAGGACAGGTGTTCAACCACCATCTTACCAGAACTTACCACTTCAGCAGAGAAGAAGATTCGAAGTAGCACCTCGTAGGTCATTGATTTCTTCCCTTGCAGGATCTGGTGATGATCATCCTGTGGCCCCTCCGGATGGGCTTGTGCTTCAGCCTGGTGGCGATAACAGTCAAATGCCTCACTCGAGGGCGGGTCTGTGGCTAGATAGACAAGGGGATGATAGTGTGGCTGGGACTCCTCGTTCTTTTCGTGCCTTGGCAGCTTCAAGCAGGGGAAGAAGCAGACTTACTGTGTCCCAG ATGCACAACATCTTGGATGTCATGCGTAGGGATCCGAATCATAATTTACGGCTTGAG GACGTTATGCTTCTAAACTCGTCATTGCTGTTTGATGGGGCTGCTGGTATTATGCATGACCGTTACAGAGACATGCGACTTGATGTAGACAACATGTCATATGag GAACTGTTGGCACTAGAAGAGCGTATTGGAGATGTTTGTACTGGTGTAAACGAAGAAACCATATCAAACCGGTTGCAACAGCGTAAATTCAAAAGCAGCACACAAGATGCAGCAGCTCCATGCTGTATTTGTCAG GAGGAATACAGTGAAGGAGAAGAGATGGGGAGGTTAGAATGTGGGCATGATTTTCATAGCCAATGCATAAAAGAATGGCTGAAACAGAAGAATCTTTGCCCAATTTGCAAGACGACAGGCTTGAACGCTGGGAAGAAGCGGAAAATAGGATGA